Genomic DNA from Desulfuromonas versatilis:
CTCTTTTATAATCGGAATCTGGCCAATATCGAAGCCGCCACCAGGGATCCGATAACGCTGTTCTACAATTTTCATGAAGGGGATTGAAATGGAGCGAAAAGTCTGCGCCGCCGCCGTGCAGTTCAACATCGAGCTGGGTGAAGTGGAGGCCAACCTGCAGAAGGCACTGGCGGGAATCCGCCGGGTTAGAGAAAAAGACGCCCGACTCGTGGTGCTGCCGGAGATGTGGAGCAGCGGCTATGCCTACAAACGCCTGGCGGCCCTGGCCGAGGAAACCCCCCGGGTCCTGGAGATCCTCAAAGGACTCACCGCGGAAAAAAACATGGTCACCGTCGGCAGTCTGCCGGAAAAGGTCGACGGGCGCATCTACAATACCGCCTTTGTCGTCGACAACGGGCGCATCGCCGGCAGATATCGCAAGCTGCACCTGTTCTCCACCATGGGCGAGGACCGCTTCCTGGCCGCCGGCGACGCCGCCCTGGTGGTATCGACCTCGGTGGGACGGCTCGGGGTGGCGATCTGCTACGACCTGCGTTTTCCCGAGCTGTTCCGCAAGCTGGCCCTGGAAGGGGCGGAAATCCTCTGCGTTCCGGCCGAATGGCCCAAGCCCCGGCAGGAGCACTGGCGAACCCTGCTGCGCGCCCGCGCCATCGAAAACCAGCTGTTCGTCGCCGCCGCCAATTGCTGCGGGATTCAAGGGAAGCTCGATTTCTTCGGCATGAGCCTGCTGATCTCGCCGCGCGGCGAGATCCTCGCCGAGGGGGGGGAAACCGAAACCGAGCTCAGCGCCCTGTTCAACTTCGAGGAGATGACCAGCTACCGCTCGCAGATCCGCTGCTACCAGGACCGGCGTCCGGAAATCTACGGCACCCTGCCCTGATTCGCCTGCCCCGGGGACGGCCGGACAGACCGCCGGCGGATGCTATACTGGTAGAAAACCGCAGATCATGGGGAGTAGCGACATGAAACGCAGCGATTTCAACAGGCTCTGCAGCGCGGTTCTGGCAGGGGAGGAGAAATTCGTGGAGAACCTGGAGACCCACGAGACCGGCAAGGTGCTCGCCTGCCGGGACGAGCGGCTCGAGGTGCTGTGCGAGGGCGCAAGGCGCAGCTGGGCCATGGCCAACAGCGAGGAGACCATGGGCAGCCGCTACGGGCACAAGGAACAGACCCTCGACACCCACCCCTGGGACACGGACCGCTTCAATCCCTACCGCTGAACCGGGGCGAAGCCCGCACCCGGTTCAACAAAAAAGCAGGCCCGCAAGGCCTGCTTTTTTCATCCCCCCCCCTTACTTCTGCAGGGGCTGGGCGTCCTTGCGAAACGCCGCCGGCACCTCCTCGAGCGAGTCGGCGAACTGCAAGTCGCCCTGGCCGTCGACATAGAGATAGCGCGGCCCGGTTACGGGGGCCTGAGGCGGCTGGCTGGAGCTGGGGGGGGCCGGCTGCGCCGCCGCTCGGGAGGCAGGCGGTTTGGCCTGCGCTGAGGAGCGGGGACGCTCCGGCTTCGGCGGCCGGGCGGGCGAAGATTCGGCCCGTTCGATGAGCGCCTCGATGGAGCGGTCCCCGCCCCCGTCCACCAGGCCAACCAGGCGCCGCCGGAAGTCCTGGTAAAAATCCCGTACCGCGGCCAGCGCCGGCGGCTCGGCCGGCAGTCGGATCAGCGCCTGGTCGGCGGCCAGCAGCAGGGCCAGAAACACCAGGGTCCAGAGTAGAAATCGCTTCATAGGGCTGAGATGACGATCCCGTCAGTGATGATGGCCGTGGTCGTGCCCGCCGTGGCCGTGGGAACAGAGACTGGAGCGCCGGGGTCGATGGCGGAGCTGCTGCACCACCGGTCCCGTGAGGCACTTGGAGCACTCCCCCTGCAGGGTGGAATGGGTGATGTGGTAGTCGTGGTCGAGCATTTCCTCGATCTCGCCGATGATCTCCCCCTGGCGCAGCCGGTAATCGGGCTCGATGTCGATGTGCGCCGACAGCGAGGTGATGTGCGAGCAGATCGACCAGCAGTGCAGGTGATGCACGTCGTTGACCCCCTCGACCGCCTTCATCTTGGCCACCACCTCGTCGACATCCACGTGGGCCGGCACCCCCTCGAGCAGGATATGCCCCGCCTCGCGGATGATGCGGACCGCCCCCCAGCCGATGATCGCGACGATCCCCACCGAGATCAGCGCATCGAGCACGTACCACTGGGTGTAGATCATGATCAGGCCGCCGATGATCACCCCCACCGAGGCGATGGCGTCGCCGATCACGTGCAGAAAGGCGCTGCGCACGTTGAGATCGTCGTGGGAGTGCTGGTGCAGGCGGCTGGCGGCGGCCAGGTTCATCACCAGGCCGATGGTGGCGATGATGAACATCTCCTTGCTCTTGACCGCCTCGGGGTGCAGCAGCCGCCCCCAGGCCTCGTGGAGGATGCCGAAGGCGATCAGGATCAGGGTCGAGCCGTTGATCAGCGAGGCGAAGATTTCGGCGCGGTGGAACCCGTAGGTACGCCGGTTGCTGGCGGGAAGGTTGGCCAGCTTGATGGCCGCCAGGGAGAGGACCAGGGCGAACAGGTCCATGAAGACGTGGGCGGCGTCGGAGAGCAGCGCCAGGGAGTTGGTCCACCAGCCGCCGAGGGCCTCGGCCACCAGGGTGACCGAAGTCAGGGCGATGGCAAAGCCGAAGCCGCGGGTGATGCTGCGATCGAGGTGTCCTCCGTCGCTCATGGGTGCCGTCCTTCCCGATGCTGAAGTCTCTGTCATTCTAGACAGAGGCTCCAATGAAAATCAAGGCGCTTGTCCCCCGGGCCGGCGCCGCTAAGCGGTTCACATTTGCCGCGCCCTGTGCTAAGGTTTCGGCATCCTAAATCTCAGGAGCGCCCCATGTCCGAACAACTCTACGACGTCGTCATCATCGGCGGCGGCCCCGCCGGGCTGACCGCCGGTCTCTATACCTCGCGCGCCAAACTCAAGACCCTGCTGGTGGAACGCATGATCATGGGCGGCCAGGTCATGACCACCACCAAGGTCGAGAACTACCCCGGCTTCCCCGGCGGCATCGACGGCCCGGACCTGATGGTCCGCTTCCAGGAGCACTGCCAGGAGTTCGGCCTGCAGATCGAATACGGCGAGGTGGAGAGCCTGGTCGATGAGGGCGAAGAGAAATCCGTGGTGGTGGACGGCAAACCGATCCGCACCCGGACCGTCATCATCACCACCGGCGCCGAGCCGCGCAAACTCGACATTCCCGGCGAGCAGGAGTTCACCGGCCGCGGCGTCAGCTACTGCGCCACCTGCGACGGCGCCTTTTTCCGCAACGTGCCGGTGGCCATCGTCGGCGGCGGCGACACCGCGGCCGAGGAGGCGCTGTTTCTGACCCGCTTCGCCAGCAAGGTCTACATCGTCCACCGCCGCGACGAGTTGCGCGCCACCAAAATTCTCCAGGAACGGCTCAAGGCCAACGAGAAGATCGAGATCCTCTGGAACAGCGCGGTGGAACGGGTCGAGGGGGACGCCTCGGGGATGCACGCCGTGGAACTCAAGGACCTCTCCAGCGGAGAAAAACGCTCCCTCGAGCTGCAGGGGCTGTTCGTCGCCATCGGCGTCACCCCCAAGGCGCATTTTCTCGCCGAGGTGCTGCAGCTCGACCCCGACGGGCACATCCTGACCGACGCCGAGTGCCGCACCTCGATGCCCGGGGTGTTCGCCGCCGGCGACGTGCGCAAGAAGATCCTCAAGCAGATCGCCACCGCCGTGGGCGACGGGGCGGTAGCCGCCATCATGGCCGAAAAGTACCTGATGGACCGGGAATAAAAGCCCCCTTCCCCTCTATAATCCCGCCAAAGCCCCGGCCGGCACCCGATAAAGGGTTGCCGTGCCGGGGCTTTTCTGTTAAAAATGAGCCCTCGTTGATTTAATCCGACTCATCGTCAGGAGGGAGCATGCTCGCCAAGGTATTGTCCGGGGCGCTGATCGGCATCGACGCCTACCCCGTCGAGGTCGAGGTCGACATCGCCCAGGGGCTGCCCCAGTTCGCCACCGTCGGCCTGCCCGAGGGAGCGGTCAAAGAGAGCAAGGACCGGGTCAAGTCGGCGATCAAGAACTCGGGCTACGAGTTTCCCGCCCGCCGCATCACCATCAACCTGGCGCCGGCCGATATCAAGAAGGACGGCGCCGCCTTCGACCTGCCCATGGCCCTCGGCCTGCTCACGGCCACCGGCGTGGTTCCTGCCGAGCGCGCCAGGCGTTTCGTGCTGATGGGTGAGCTCTCGCTGGACGGGCGCATCAAGCCGGTGCGCGGCTCCCTGCCGGTGGCGGTGGCCGCCCGCGGCTGGGACGTGGACGGGCTGATCCTCCCCGAGGAGAATGCCCGCGAGGGGGCGATCGTCGACTCGGTGCCGACCTACGGGGTGCGCGACCTGGGCGAGGTGGTCGATTTTCTCAACGGCGCGCGGCAACTCGAACCCTGCGCCGTGGACATCGATGACATGTTCCGCCGCGCCGCCCGCCACGCCGAAGACTTCGCCGAGGTGCGCGGCCAGGAGCACGTCAAGCGCGCCCTCGAGGTCGCCGCGGCGGGCTCGCACAATTTACTGATGGTCGGTCCACCCGGCAGCGGCAAGACCATGCTTGCCCGGCGCATCGCCACCATCCTGCCGGCGCAGAGCTTCGCCGAGGCCCTGGAGACCACCAAGATCCACTCCATCACCGGCCTGCTCCCCCAGCAGGACGCGGTGGTCGCGGTGCGCCCTTTTCGCAGCCCCCACCACACCATCTCCGATGCCGGGCTGATCGGCGGCGGCCCCCACCCCAAGCCGGGCGAGGTCAGCCTGGCCCACAACGGGGTGCTGTTTCTCGACGAGCTGCCCGAGTTCAAGAAGAACGTGCTGGAGATGCTGCGCCAGCCCCTCGAGGACGGCCAGGTCACCATCAGCCGCGCCGCGCAGACCCTCACCTACCCGGCCAGCTTCATGCTGGTCGCCGCCATGAACCCCTGCCCCTGCGGCTACCAGGGCGACCCCCAGCACGACTGCACCTGCACCCCGCTGATGGTGCAGCGCTACCGCACCCGCATCTCGGGCCCGCTGCTCGACCGCATCGACCTGCACGTCGAGGTGCCGCGGGTCCCGCACAAGGATCTCGCCGACCCCGTCGACGCCGAGCCGAGCGAACAGGTCCGTGGGCGGGTCGACGCGGCCCGCGAGGTGCAGCTCGGGCGCCTGAAGCAGTACGGCCTGCACGCCAACGCCCAGATGCAGGCCCGGCACATCCGCAAGTTCTGCGCGGTGGACCAGGCCGGCCAGCAGCTGCTGGAGATGGTCACCGACCGGCTGGGCCTCTCGGCGCGCACCTACACCCGCGTCCTCAAGGTCGCGCGCACCATCGCCGATCTGGCCGGCAGCGAACAGATCCAGCAGCCCCATCTGGCCGAGGCGATCCAGTACCGCTCGCTGGATCGGCGGACCAACTAGGAGCAGAAGAAAGGGCTTTTAACATCAAGGCTTTGGGGTAAGTTGAAAAAATCGGACACCAATGTTAATTACCCCATTTAACGGAGGTGTCGAAATGACGAGAGGTCCTAACGGCCGCTACTCGAAGGAGTTTCGGAGAGAGGCCGTGAAATTGGTTGTTGAAGGCGGCATGTCTGCCTACGAGGCATCCCGCCAGCTTTCCCTGCCGAAATCCACCCTCGAAAACTGGGTGAGAGCCTTCAAGGCCGGGAAGCTCGGTGGCATTGGAGGGCAGCAGCGCCCGTTGACAGAGGTCGAGCAGGAGCTCGACCGGGTCAAGCGAGAGTTGGCCCAAGTCAAGCAGGAGCGCGATATCCTAAAAAACCATCCTGGAGCAGAGCTCTCATTTGTAAGAGCAGAAACTTTTATTGGCGCCATGCTACCATGCACTGCCGAGAGGAGAGGCCGTCCGCTTTTTGGTGTTGTATTTCCCCGTTAAAAAACATGGCCCATGGGGTATTGCGTACTTGATAGTGGCGACGCTTAGACAGGAACTACGGGGTCAAATCTTTATTGTTGACAAGGCGTCTTCCAACCTGCATACCAGGTCTTCAAGCTTACGGTCATGGGTAACCCGTTCCCGCAACCGCTTCCGTTCCTGACTCACCGCGCTGTAGTCGACGTCAAACAGCGCGCCTATCTCTGGCCCCTTGAGCCCCCCGTGGCGATACAACAGATCCATCGTCAATCGCCGAAGGTTGCCCTTCTCGGATTTCAATGTTTCAAGGTTTTTTCCCGTTTCCTCCTCGATCAGCACGAGTATCGCTTCTTTTTGTCGATAGTGTTTGATTTTGCCTGCGGAAGGCTGCTCGCGCGATTCGCCGCTCTCAAGAAATGACTCTTTCACCCAGTTTATGAAGTCTCCGCCGCCGATAATGCTCTGGCCGAAAACATCGCTCTTTATATCGAGTTTTTCATCAATATCGGCAACGAGCTGCTTCCCGTACGCGGCTCTTCCCTTTGGCGTATCGCCCCCATAATCGGCCAAGACAAACGTGTAGTCCACCATCACTTCCCGCTTACCCGTGTCGAGATATCCGGGAAGACTGCTCCATGGATAGTGGTAGAGGTGCTCTACTTTTTTTATAGGATCTCCCTTTTCAAACTGATGAACTCTGATCGGATTCAAATGAATGTAACGGGAAAGGGTGGACAGGTAGGATTCTTTTTCTACCAGAATGCTTTTGTATCTTCCTTGGTAAAGGTGCCCCACGCGTCGGTGGCGACGATTGAAGAAACTGGTGTAACTGATGTTGAAGTGCCGCATGAATTCGGCCAGATTGCCAAGGGGCGTCTCCACCAGCAGATGAAAATGGTTGTCCATGAGGACATAGGCATGGAGTTTGACGGCGTAGATGTTCAGGGATTGGGAAAGGATGCGCAGGAAGCCTTTGCGGTCGTCATCCCCCTGGAAGATGTTTCTTCGCTCATTTCCGCGGCATGTCACATTATATACCGCGCCTGGATACTGGATGCGTAACGGTCTGGCCATACCTTCTTCTACAGGCCGTCTCCGGAATTGTCAACAATAAAGATTTGACCCCTTCCGTAATCCCCACTGGATAAGCGAAAGCCAGAAACCGGGTTTGGTCATATCGATTCCCAATTGCATAGTTTCTCTCCCCTTGGCCATCGGTTGTTAGCCTGCGGTCAATTTCAGAAGGGCTGAAACCTCCTTTTGCATTTCAACCAGATCGATCTTCGCTCCATCGAGGAGTTCTCCCCAAGTCGTGTTCCCGACCTTCACCTCCTGGTAGATCCGTTCAACCGCTTGTCCTGTCCTGGTGGAAATCAGGGTGGCAATGATCAACTCCGGGTTCGAGGCGCCGCTTTGGCGGACAGCTTCCAGTTCAGCCGGCTCCAGCAACTGGTATCTGGCGAACAGCTCGTCGACCACCGCCCGGTCAAGGAAGGGATCGGAATTTGCGGAGGCCAAGATCCTGAAGAAGGGAGCCCCCAAGGATTCCGCGCTGAGGCCGGAGGTGTCGAGGACTTCCCGCCAGTTGTTTTTTTCCTGCCGGGCTTGAAGCAGAACTTCCGGTGATAAGCCTGACTTGTCGGCGACCCAATAGGCGACCCAGAGGTCTTCCATGGCGGTCCCCTTTTGCTTTTTCTTCACGATCGATTTCTTGTCGATATCAAAGACGGCGGCAAAGAAGGTGTTTTGGATCGAGGCCAGAAAATACGGGTCAGCGGCCGCAGGGCGCGAGGGGTCGTATGATCGATCGGTGAAGCAATGACAGGTGATTGTCGGCAACGCCATGGCCGGGAGGGGGAAAAGCAAAACGAGGGTGAGGCCGAGCAACGTTTTTTTAAGCATGGTCATCCGTTCCTTGCGAGGTGTTAATACGCGACGAAGTCCTTCCGGGATATCTCAGGGTACAACGAGGGGATTTTCTCTCCCTTGATGTAGGTCATACTTTTCCTTCCCTGGTCGACGTATTGTCATCAAGCTCAAGCCAGTGGGTGGGGTATCTGCGATGATAAACCACATTGTTGGTAAAAAGTGCTGTCGCCAGCAGGATCAAGGCCCCGCCAAGCACCGGGACGAGGATGTATTCCGGGCCGGCGGCCCCCTGCACGCCGATCAGGGCAGTGGCTCCGCCTGGAGGATGGGTGGTGTGGGTCAGGTTCATCGCGAAAATGGCCAGCCCCACCCCGACGGTTATGCTCAGTTGATTGGAGCCGAACAGGGCGACCACGAGCACCGCAACCAGGGCGGAGACGAGATGACCGGCGACCAGATTGCGGGGTTGGGCCAGGGGGGAGTCGGTGGCGCCGAAAAGCAGGACGGCCGAGGCCCCAAAAGAGCCGATCAGCAGGGGATGTCCGACGAGGCTGGTTATCCAGTGAATGGCCAGGAGCCCGAGAGTTCCGCTGAGAAAACTCCAGCAAGCGTACCGCACCGACATCGGCGGACGAGAGCCCAGGAGCGGGGCCTTGCAGCGCTTTGGAAGGCGCCGCAAGCGCCGCCGGACCGGAAGATTTCGTCGCATCAGGATGGATAGGCGTCTTCTTGTCAAATCTTGGGCTCCCATTTTCAGGGGGTAGAGCAAAAAACCGCAAGGGCATCGCACCACCCAGCACGGTGCGGGATTTCCCGGGTACTGGCAAGAGCTATACCCGGTTAGGCATTGACGCATTGATTACAGGGTCCTGCGGCGGCGGCAAAAGACGACTTCTTCCTTTAAAACAGAGGGTTGCCTTGAGCTCCGGCCCGACGGAAAAATTCGGGGGGTAGAAACCTTAGGCAGGTTGGGGCAATAGCCGGGAGGGGTGAACCCAGGGCAATGACGTTACGCCTTTGTAACGCGGGCAGGAGGCTCCATTGAATTCAGAGGATCTGATGGATCACACCGTTTTTCGAACCATCCTCGCCAGCATGGGCGAAGGGATCGTCTTTGCCGATCACAAGGACCGGATCAGGTTCGTCAACGCCGCCGCCGAGGCGATCCGCAACATCCGCGCCTGCAACTATGTGGGACGACACCTGTTGAAGACCCACTCCCCGCGGGCGGCAAATCGGATAGAAAAGCTTCTCGAGGGGCTCAAAAGCCGCGAGATCCCCTTTGCGACCCGCACCATACAGGTCAAGGGCAAGTCTTTTGAGAACAGCTACTACCCGATCCGCACCGGCCATGGCCATTACGTCGGTACCCTGATGGTCAGCCGCGACATAACCGAGAAGAACCGGCTCAGGGAAGAAAACCTGCGGCTGCGCGAACAGGTGCAGGCCGGGCAGGAGTTCGCCGGCATGGTCGGCAAAAGTGCGGCCATGCAGCCGGTTTTCCAGACCATCATGGCCGCCGCCGGGCTCGATTCAACGGTACTGATCACCGGCGAGAACGGCACCGGCAAGGAACTGGTGGCGCGTGCTCTGCATCGGCAAAGCGGGCGCAAGAAAGCCCCCCTGGTAAACATCAACTGCGCGGCCCTGCCGGAAAATCTGCTCGAAGCCGAACTCTTCGGCCACGAAAAGGGGGCCTTCACCGGAGCCTCCCAGGCGCGCCCGGGCAAGTTCGAGCAGGCCAGCGGCGGCACGCTCTTTCTCGATGAAATCGGCGAGATGTCCCTGCCGGCCCAGACCAAGCTGCTGCGGGTGCTGCAGGAAAAGAAGGTCGAGCGCATCGGCGGGGCCCGGGAAATCCCGGTCGATGTCAGGATCGTGGCCGCTACCAACAGGGATCTGCGCCGGGAAATGGAGGCGGGGCGGTTTCGCCAGGACCTCTTCTACCGGCTGAACGTCATCCCCGTTCACCTGCCCCCCTTGCGGGAAAGGCGCGAGGATATCCTGGCGCTCGCCGAACTGTTTCTCGCCCAATTTTCGGCGGCGATGAACAAGCCGCTCAAGCGGATGACCAAGGAGGCGACCCAGACCCTGTTGCGCTACCCCTATCCCGGCAATGTCAGGGAGTTAAAGAACGCCCTGGAGCGCTCCGTCGCCCTGGGGCAAGGGGATGAACTCACCACGGCAGACCTGCCGGAAGAGATGACCGGCTCCGCCCTGAGCTCTCAGGCGGCTTGGCCCCCTCTGTCGCAAAACGCCGAAGGGCTGGCCGAGCGGATGCAAGCGGTGGAAAAACAGCTGGTTGCTGAGGCGCTGAGCCTTAGCGGCGGCAAAAAGGCCGAGGCCGCCAAAATTCTTGGGATTTCCAGAAAAACCCTGTGGGAAAAACTGAGAAAGTGGGAGATGCCGTAACCCTTTCCTCCCGGCGCGTTACGACCCCGTAACCTGGTCGAGTTCGCGCGTCGCCCTCCTTCCTGGATGCTTTTCTCCAAAAAACTCGTTCAAATCAGCAGGCTAAGGCTTTTCTCCGCCCTTGGCACGGGCTGTGCTGAAAGGCAGGAGCGCCGGCCGGTGCCTGTGGGAGGTTCCGTTGCGTGGCATG
This window encodes:
- a CDS encoding carbon-nitrogen family hydrolase; translated protein: MERKVCAAAVQFNIELGEVEANLQKALAGIRRVREKDARLVVLPEMWSSGYAYKRLAALAEETPRVLEILKGLTAEKNMVTVGSLPEKVDGRIYNTAFVVDNGRIAGRYRKLHLFSTMGEDRFLAAGDAALVVSTSVGRLGVAICYDLRFPELFRKLALEGAEILCVPAEWPKPRQEHWRTLLRARAIENQLFVAAANCCGIQGKLDFFGMSLLISPRGEILAEGGETETELSALFNFEEMTSYRSQIRCYQDRRPEIYGTLP
- a CDS encoding cation diffusion facilitator family transporter, with protein sequence MSDGGHLDRSITRGFGFAIALTSVTLVAEALGGWWTNSLALLSDAAHVFMDLFALVLSLAAIKLANLPASNRRTYGFHRAEIFASLINGSTLILIAFGILHEAWGRLLHPEAVKSKEMFIIATIGLVMNLAAASRLHQHSHDDLNVRSAFLHVIGDAIASVGVIIGGLIMIYTQWYVLDALISVGIVAIIGWGAVRIIREAGHILLEGVPAHVDVDEVVAKMKAVEGVNDVHHLHCWSICSHITSLSAHIDIEPDYRLRQGEIIGEIEEMLDHDYHITHSTLQGECSKCLTGPVVQQLRHRPRRSSLCSHGHGGHDHGHHH
- the trxB gene encoding thioredoxin-disulfide reductase translates to MSEQLYDVVIIGGGPAGLTAGLYTSRAKLKTLLVERMIMGGQVMTTTKVENYPGFPGGIDGPDLMVRFQEHCQEFGLQIEYGEVESLVDEGEEKSVVVDGKPIRTRTVIITTGAEPRKLDIPGEQEFTGRGVSYCATCDGAFFRNVPVAIVGGGDTAAEEALFLTRFASKVYIVHRRDELRATKILQERLKANEKIEILWNSAVERVEGDASGMHAVELKDLSSGEKRSLELQGLFVAIGVTPKAHFLAEVLQLDPDGHILTDAECRTSMPGVFAAGDVRKKILKQIATAVGDGAVAAIMAEKYLMDRE
- a CDS encoding YifB family Mg chelatase-like AAA ATPase; this encodes MLAKVLSGALIGIDAYPVEVEVDIAQGLPQFATVGLPEGAVKESKDRVKSAIKNSGYEFPARRITINLAPADIKKDGAAFDLPMALGLLTATGVVPAERARRFVLMGELSLDGRIKPVRGSLPVAVAARGWDVDGLILPEENAREGAIVDSVPTYGVRDLGEVVDFLNGARQLEPCAVDIDDMFRRAARHAEDFAEVRGQEHVKRALEVAAAGSHNLLMVGPPGSGKTMLARRIATILPAQSFAEALETTKIHSITGLLPQQDAVVAVRPFRSPHHTISDAGLIGGGPHPKPGEVSLAHNGVLFLDELPEFKKNVLEMLRQPLEDGQVTISRAAQTLTYPASFMLVAAMNPCPCGYQGDPQHDCTCTPLMVQRYRTRISGPLLDRIDLHVEVPRVPHKDLADPVDAEPSEQVRGRVDAAREVQLGRLKQYGLHANAQMQARHIRKFCAVDQAGQQLLEMVTDRLGLSARTYTRVLKVARTIADLAGSEQIQQPHLAEAIQYRSLDRRTN
- a CDS encoding transposase: MARPLRIQYPGAVYNVTCRGNERRNIFQGDDDRKGFLRILSQSLNIYAVKLHAYVLMDNHFHLLVETPLGNLAEFMRHFNISYTSFFNRRHRRVGHLYQGRYKSILVEKESYLSTLSRYIHLNPIRVHQFEKGDPIKKVEHLYHYPWSSLPGYLDTGKREVMVDYTFVLADYGGDTPKGRAAYGKQLVADIDEKLDIKSDVFGQSIIGGGDFINWVKESFLESGESREQPSAGKIKHYRQKEAILVLIEEETGKNLETLKSEKGNLRRLTMDLLYRHGGLKGPEIGALFDVDYSAVSQERKRLRERVTHDRKLEDLVCRLEDALSTIKI
- a CDS encoding HPP family protein; translation: MRRNLPVRRRLRRLPKRCKAPLLGSRPPMSVRYACWSFLSGTLGLLAIHWITSLVGHPLLIGSFGASAVLLFGATDSPLAQPRNLVAGHLVSALVAVLVVALFGSNQLSITVGVGLAIFAMNLTHTTHPPGGATALIGVQGAAGPEYILVPVLGGALILLATALFTNNVVYHRRYPTHWLELDDNTSTREGKV
- a CDS encoding sigma-54 interaction domain-containing protein, which translates into the protein MDHTVFRTILASMGEGIVFADHKDRIRFVNAAAEAIRNIRACNYVGRHLLKTHSPRAANRIEKLLEGLKSREIPFATRTIQVKGKSFENSYYPIRTGHGHYVGTLMVSRDITEKNRLREENLRLREQVQAGQEFAGMVGKSAAMQPVFQTIMAAAGLDSTVLITGENGTGKELVARALHRQSGRKKAPLVNINCAALPENLLEAELFGHEKGAFTGASQARPGKFEQASGGTLFLDEIGEMSLPAQTKLLRVLQEKKVERIGGAREIPVDVRIVAATNRDLRREMEAGRFRQDLFYRLNVIPVHLPPLRERREDILALAELFLAQFSAAMNKPLKRMTKEATQTLLRYPYPGNVRELKNALERSVALGQGDELTTADLPEEMTGSALSSQAAWPPLSQNAEGLAERMQAVEKQLVAEALSLSGGKKAEAAKILGISRKTLWEKLRKWEMP